In the genome of Streptomyces sp. NBC_00190, one region contains:
- a CDS encoding Fur family transcriptional regulator, with product MSDLLERLRGRGWRMTSQRRVVAEVLDGEHVHLTADEVHARAVRLLPEISRATVYNALGELVSLGEVVEVSTNGRAKRYDPNAHQPHQHLVCSDCGLIRDVRPAGDALAGLPAEERFGFTVSEVEITYRGLCPACA from the coding sequence ATGAGTGACCTGCTGGAGCGGCTGCGGGGGCGTGGCTGGCGGATGACGTCCCAGCGGCGGGTCGTCGCGGAGGTCCTCGACGGAGAGCACGTGCACCTCACCGCCGACGAGGTGCACGCCCGCGCGGTGCGGCTGCTGCCCGAGATCTCCCGCGCGACGGTCTACAACGCCCTGGGCGAGCTCGTCTCCCTCGGCGAGGTCGTGGAGGTCTCCACCAACGGGCGTGCGAAGCGCTACGACCCGAACGCGCACCAACCGCACCAGCACCTGGTGTGCTCCGACTGCGGCCTCATCCGCGACGTCCGCCCGGCCGGCGACGCGCTGGCCGGCCTCCCGGCCGAGGAGCGGTTCGGCTTCACGGTGTCCGAGGTCGAGATCACCTACCGCGGGCTGTGCCCGGCCTGCGCCTAG
- a CDS encoding PadR family transcriptional regulator produces the protein MALEHAILVSLLEQPGSGYELARRFDRSIGYFWTATHQQIYRVLKRMEGDGWLDVREVPQQTRPDKKEYSVAAAGRAALSGWLHEPIQPDSVRHELAVKIRGAAFDDPAALIREVERHHRAHADRLTHYLAGELRDFTGSDAPAAPDAGRELQHVVLRGGIAYERMQLAWLEDVLATLRRTAAP, from the coding sequence ATGGCACTTGAGCACGCGATCCTCGTCTCCCTGCTGGAGCAGCCTGGCTCCGGATATGAGCTGGCCCGCCGGTTCGACCGGTCCATCGGTTACTTCTGGACCGCCACCCACCAGCAGATCTACCGCGTGCTCAAGCGCATGGAGGGCGACGGCTGGCTCGACGTCCGCGAGGTGCCCCAGCAGACGAGGCCGGACAAGAAGGAGTACTCCGTCGCCGCGGCGGGCCGGGCCGCCCTCTCCGGTTGGCTCCACGAGCCGATCCAGCCCGACAGCGTCCGGCACGAACTCGCCGTGAAGATCCGCGGCGCGGCCTTCGACGACCCGGCCGCACTGATCCGCGAGGTCGAACGGCACCACCGCGCGCACGCCGACCGGCTCACGCACTACCTCGCGGGAGAGCTGCGCGACTTCACCGGCTCTGACGCTCCCGCGGCGCCGGACGCCGGGCGGGAGCTCCAGCACGTCGTTCTCCGCGGCGGCATCGCCTACGAGCGGATGCAGCTCGCCTGGCTGGAGGACGTACTGGCCACGCTCCGGCGGACCGCGGCCCCCTGA
- a CDS encoding M1 family metallopeptidase, with the protein MSGQKTAASDPYFPANGDPRYRVHRYELALEYRPGPNRLAGSARLSAIAGRAPLTEFHLNLAEFKVGRVLVNGRAPHYAHRGGKLRIRPAKPLPAGAAFTVEVHWAGNPKPVRSPWGGLGWEELTDGALVASQPVGAPSWYPCNDRPADKASYQISVNTPSAYTVVACGRLLTRTTKASTTTWVYEQSAPTSSYLVGLSIGMYQTVLLGDPGLGGVAQSAHVPAHLLPRFSRDFARQPAMMQLFEELFGPYPFGEYAVVVADEELDVPVEAQGLSLFGANHVDGVRGSERLIAHELAHQWFGNSVTIADWRHIWLNEGFAKYAEWLWSERSGGRTAHELAAAAHRLLASQAQDLHVVDPGRKLMFDDRLYQRGGLAVHAIRCALGDGAFFRMLRDWATIHRHGVVTTAGFTNHVVRYAATPMDDVFSAWLYEPSLPPLPSAPSAPARPSIPARPEYPPTNGGPTGRGRASA; encoded by the coding sequence GTGAGCGGCCAGAAGACAGCGGCATCGGACCCGTACTTTCCGGCCAACGGAGACCCCCGTTACCGCGTGCACCGGTACGAACTCGCTCTGGAATACCGTCCCGGCCCCAACCGGCTCGCCGGGTCGGCCCGGCTCAGCGCGATCGCCGGGCGGGCGCCCCTCACCGAGTTCCACCTCAACCTGGCCGAGTTCAAAGTGGGCCGGGTGCTGGTGAACGGCCGGGCCCCGCACTACGCGCACCGGGGCGGCAAACTCCGTATCCGGCCGGCCAAGCCGCTTCCGGCGGGCGCCGCCTTCACCGTGGAGGTGCACTGGGCGGGCAACCCCAAGCCGGTGCGGAGCCCGTGGGGCGGCCTCGGCTGGGAGGAACTGACCGACGGGGCGCTGGTCGCCAGCCAGCCGGTCGGCGCGCCCTCCTGGTATCCGTGCAACGACCGTCCCGCCGACAAGGCCTCGTACCAGATCTCCGTCAACACGCCCTCCGCCTACACGGTGGTGGCCTGCGGCCGGCTGCTCACCCGGACGACGAAGGCCAGTACCACCACCTGGGTGTACGAGCAGTCCGCGCCGACCTCCAGCTACCTGGTCGGCCTGTCCATCGGCATGTACCAGACGGTGCTGCTCGGCGATCCCGGGCTCGGTGGCGTTGCGCAGAGCGCCCACGTGCCGGCGCACCTGCTGCCGCGGTTCTCCCGCGACTTCGCCCGGCAGCCCGCGATGATGCAGCTGTTCGAGGAACTGTTCGGGCCCTATCCCTTCGGCGAGTACGCGGTGGTCGTCGCCGACGAGGAACTCGACGTCCCCGTGGAGGCCCAGGGCCTCTCCCTGTTCGGCGCCAACCACGTGGACGGCGTACGCGGTTCGGAGCGCCTGATCGCCCACGAGCTCGCGCACCAGTGGTTCGGCAACAGCGTGACCATCGCCGACTGGCGGCACATCTGGCTGAACGAGGGCTTCGCGAAGTACGCGGAATGGCTCTGGTCGGAGCGCTCCGGCGGACGCACCGCGCACGAGCTGGCGGCCGCCGCACACCGGCTGCTCGCCTCGCAGGCACAGGACCTGCACGTGGTCGACCCGGGCCGCAAGCTGATGTTCGACGACCGCCTGTACCAGCGCGGGGGGCTCGCCGTGCACGCGATCCGCTGCGCCCTGGGCGACGGCGCGTTCTTCCGCATGCTGCGTGACTGGGCCACCATCCACCGCCACGGAGTGGTGACCACCGCCGGCTTCACCAACCATGTGGTCCGGTACGCGGCCACGCCGATGGACGACGTGTTCTCGGCCTGGCTGTACGAGCCGTCCCTCCCGCCGCTGCCCTCGGCGCCCTCGGCGCCCGCGCGGCCGTCGATACCGGCGAGGCCGGAGTACCCGCCCACGAACGGCGGGCCCACGGGCCGGGGCAGGGCTTCCGCGTAG
- a CDS encoding FUSC family protein: MGAQRDAGVGRGPASVTQRAVRTTLAACAGFFVCLYGLDRTVAATYALFSVVSLGALSHIPGTGRQRAAVMVKATPVAWVLITAGTYLAVRTWSAVAGMLLIGFVLAFVAAAGPRAAGAAPGLQLLYILPCFPPYAPDTLGDRLAGATFGLALLLLAEIFVLPEPPTRAYRLLAAEAAGTAALCAAELGRAPYTLSAASTEAARAAGESLRPSRVAEADRPAGPGLRDRALAHAGMVCRTLLGRLANLPPPPGGGPPPAQGSDLLFAVGGAATESAALLNGTDEATDAAGALRRVREDAAEAAAVEQLSTAARGRRRAALMEAAAAAVAFTTASELAVRGRRAPLPAETDRARFWYAGQRAPRLWWHRLVAHAGPRSVYFQNAVRISFALAAARTVAGVDSLPHGFWAMLAVLSLTRTTASQTRATVRQALTGTLLGALVTAVLLFLIGGRTTVYAVALPVIMLIAFRVGPVRGVGWAQGMFTLVVAFVFAQLAPVTWQLAEVRFLDVIVGSLIGVVFGLLAWPRGAQEELHRAVALLLTRAAETVESASAAAVAGRPGRTLDDRPLRKALLLAESAFAQRQGEPRGPADAAPDWQAAMMAGHHVLWGSRRVLGHGGPALDEDNGAWLHGRADGVTRRLREAARWAGTGLAPGGAPGPGGGLTPEPDGGPNSGPVAGPDAGSDVPPHVAPLRFFTALAWLDSLATDIERMTASDRSPGPAGPA, encoded by the coding sequence ATGGGCGCCCAACGCGACGCAGGCGTCGGCCGCGGCCCCGCGAGCGTCACACAGCGCGCGGTGCGCACCACCCTCGCCGCGTGTGCCGGGTTCTTTGTATGCCTGTACGGGCTGGACCGGACCGTGGCGGCGACGTACGCCCTGTTCTCGGTGGTGTCCCTGGGGGCCCTTTCCCACATCCCCGGCACCGGGCGCCAGCGGGCGGCCGTCATGGTCAAGGCCACGCCCGTGGCCTGGGTGCTGATCACGGCCGGCACCTACCTCGCGGTGCGGACCTGGAGCGCCGTGGCCGGCATGCTGCTGATCGGCTTCGTCCTGGCCTTCGTGGCGGCTGCCGGGCCCCGGGCGGCGGGAGCCGCTCCCGGGCTGCAGCTGCTCTACATCCTGCCGTGCTTCCCGCCCTACGCACCGGACACCCTCGGCGACCGTCTCGCGGGGGCGACCTTCGGCCTCGCACTGCTGCTCCTCGCCGAGATCTTCGTGCTGCCCGAGCCGCCCACCCGCGCCTACCGGCTACTGGCCGCCGAGGCGGCCGGCACCGCGGCCCTCTGTGCCGCCGAGCTCGGCCGCGCACCGTACACGCTGTCCGCCGCTTCGACGGAGGCGGCCCGGGCGGCCGGAGAGTCGCTGCGGCCCTCCCGGGTCGCCGAGGCCGACCGCCCCGCCGGGCCGGGCCTGCGGGACCGCGCCCTCGCCCACGCGGGCATGGTCTGCCGCACGCTCCTCGGCCGGCTGGCGAACCTTCCCCCGCCGCCCGGCGGCGGCCCGCCTCCGGCGCAGGGGTCCGACCTGCTCTTCGCGGTCGGCGGGGCCGCCACCGAGAGCGCGGCCCTGCTGAACGGAACGGACGAGGCGACCGACGCGGCCGGCGCCCTGCGGCGCGTACGGGAGGATGCCGCGGAAGCCGCCGCGGTGGAGCAGCTCTCGACCGCGGCACGGGGCCGGCGCCGGGCGGCGCTGATGGAGGCGGCGGCCGCCGCCGTGGCCTTCACGACGGCGTCCGAACTGGCGGTACGGGGCCGGCGCGCGCCGCTGCCGGCCGAGACCGACCGGGCCCGCTTCTGGTACGCCGGTCAGCGTGCGCCCCGCCTGTGGTGGCACCGGCTGGTGGCACACGCCGGGCCTCGGTCCGTGTACTTCCAGAACGCCGTACGGATCAGCTTCGCGCTCGCCGCCGCCCGTACGGTCGCGGGCGTGGACTCATTGCCCCACGGCTTCTGGGCGATGCTGGCCGTCCTCAGCCTGACCCGGACCACGGCCTCCCAGACCCGCGCGACCGTGCGTCAGGCACTCACCGGCACGCTGCTCGGCGCCCTGGTCACCGCGGTCCTGCTGTTCCTGATCGGCGGCCGTACCACCGTCTACGCCGTCGCCCTGCCGGTCATCATGCTGATCGCGTTCCGGGTGGGGCCGGTACGGGGCGTGGGCTGGGCCCAGGGCATGTTCACCCTCGTCGTGGCCTTCGTCTTCGCGCAGCTGGCACCGGTGACGTGGCAACTGGCCGAGGTGAGGTTCCTGGACGTGATCGTCGGCAGCCTCATCGGCGTCGTGTTCGGGCTGCTCGCCTGGCCCCGGGGCGCGCAGGAGGAACTGCACAGGGCGGTCGCGCTGCTGCTGACGCGGGCCGCCGAGACGGTCGAGAGCGCCTCGGCCGCCGCGGTGGCGGGCCGACCGGGACGTACCCTCGACGACCGGCCGCTCCGGAAGGCGCTGCTGCTGGCGGAGTCCGCGTTCGCGCAGCGGCAGGGCGAGCCCCGCGGGCCCGCCGACGCCGCGCCGGACTGGCAGGCGGCCATGATGGCGGGCCATCACGTGCTGTGGGGATCGCGGCGGGTGCTCGGCCACGGGGGGCCGGCCCTCGACGAGGACAACGGGGCGTGGCTGCACGGCCGGGCCGACGGGGTGACCAGGCGGCTGCGCGAGGCCGCGCGATGGGCGGGTACGGGCCTGGCGCCGGGCGGAGCACCCGGGCCCGGCGGCGGGCTCACGCCCGAGCCCGATGGCGGCCCGAATTCCGGGCCGGTCGCCGGGCCGGACGCCGGGTCCGATGTGCCGCCGCACGTCGCCCCACTGCGGTTCTTCACCGCCCTCGCCTGGCTCGATTCGCTCGCCACCGACATCGAGCGCATGACGGCATCCGACCGCTCCCCCGGCCCGGCCGGCCCGGCCTGA
- a CDS encoding YjbQ family protein, which yields MPDTFTSRTIDVRTGTSETVHDLTTACAEFLRGAARGRDGLLNVFTPHATAGLAVIETGAGSDDDLLGALRTLLPADDRWQHRHGSPGHGRDHVLPAFVPPHMTLPVVGGELALGTWQSVVLVDTNRDNPDRTVRLSFLG from the coding sequence ATGCCAGACACCTTCACCAGCCGGACCATCGACGTCCGCACCGGCACGTCGGAAACCGTCCACGACCTGACCACCGCGTGCGCGGAGTTCTTGAGAGGGGCCGCCCGGGGGCGGGACGGGCTGCTCAACGTGTTCACCCCGCACGCGACGGCGGGACTCGCCGTCATCGAGACGGGCGCCGGCAGCGACGACGACCTGCTGGGGGCCCTGCGTACGCTGCTGCCCGCGGACGACCGCTGGCAGCACCGGCACGGCTCCCCCGGGCACGGCCGCGACCACGTGCTGCCCGCGTTCGTGCCGCCGCACATGACCCTTCCGGTGGTCGGCGGCGAGCTCGCGCTGGGGACCTGGCAGTCGGTCGTACTGGTCGACACCAACCGGGACAACCCCGACCGCACGGTGCGGCTGTCCTTCCTGGGCTGA
- the katG gene encoding catalase/peroxidase HPI: protein MSENHDAIVVDAKAEGVGGCPVAHGRAPHPTQGGGNRQWWPERLNLKILAKNPAVANPLGEEFDYAAAFQTLDLPAVKQDIAEVLTTSQDWWPADFGHYGPFMIRMAWHSAGTYRISDGRGGAGAGQQRFAPLNSWPDNGNLDKARRLLWPVKKKYGQSLSWADLMILTGNVALEQMGFETFGFGGGRADVWEPDEDVYWGPETTWLDDERYTGERELENPLGAVQMGLIYVNPEGPNGNPDPLAAARDIRETFRRMAMNDEETVALIAGGHTFGKTHGAGPAENVGADPEAASIEEQGLGWKNAYGTGKGADAITSGLEGIWTNTPTAWDNSFFDILFGYEWELFKSPAGAHQWRPKEGAGAGTVPDAHDPSKSHAPTMLTTDLSLRFDPAYEQISRRFHEDPAEFADAFARAWFKLTHRDMGPVVRYLGPEVPAETLLWQDPLPAVTHELVDAADIASLKSRILASDLSVSQLVSTAWAAASSFRGSDKRGGANGARIRLQPQSGWEVNEPDELATVLRTLTGIQEAFNAAQTGGKRISLADLIVLAGGAAVEQAAKDAGSEITVPFAPGRADASQEQTDVESFAALEPTADGFRNYLGKGNRLPAEYLLLDRANLLALSAPELTVLIGGLRVLGANHQQSAHGVFTTTPGSLTNDFFVNLLDLGTAWTATSGDANTFEGRDAATGEVKWTGTRADLVFGSNSELRALAEVYASDDAKQKFVKDFVAAWDKVMNLDRFDLA from the coding sequence ATGTCCGAGAACCATGATGCAATCGTCGTAGACGCGAAGGCCGAGGGCGTAGGTGGCTGCCCGGTCGCGCACGGGCGCGCGCCGCACCCGACGCAGGGCGGCGGAAACCGCCAGTGGTGGCCCGAGCGGCTCAACCTGAAGATCCTCGCCAAGAACCCGGCCGTCGCCAACCCGCTCGGCGAGGAGTTCGACTACGCCGCGGCGTTCCAGACCCTCGATCTCCCGGCGGTCAAGCAGGACATCGCGGAGGTGCTGACGACCTCGCAGGACTGGTGGCCCGCCGACTTCGGCCACTACGGCCCGTTCATGATCCGGATGGCCTGGCACAGCGCCGGCACCTACCGGATCAGCGACGGCCGCGGCGGCGCCGGGGCCGGCCAGCAGCGCTTCGCCCCCCTGAACAGCTGGCCGGACAACGGCAACCTCGACAAGGCCCGCCGTCTGCTGTGGCCGGTCAAGAAGAAGTACGGCCAGAGCCTCTCGTGGGCCGACCTGATGATCCTCACCGGTAACGTCGCCCTGGAGCAGATGGGCTTCGAGACCTTCGGCTTCGGCGGTGGCCGCGCCGACGTCTGGGAGCCCGACGAGGACGTCTACTGGGGTCCCGAGACCACCTGGCTCGACGACGAGCGCTACACCGGCGAACGCGAGCTGGAGAACCCCCTGGGCGCGGTCCAGATGGGGCTCATCTACGTCAACCCCGAGGGCCCGAACGGCAACCCGGACCCGCTCGCCGCGGCCCGCGACATCCGTGAGACCTTCCGCCGGATGGCGATGAACGACGAGGAGACCGTCGCCCTGATCGCGGGCGGTCACACCTTCGGCAAGACCCACGGCGCGGGTCCCGCGGAGAACGTCGGCGCCGATCCCGAAGCCGCCTCGATAGAGGAGCAGGGCCTCGGCTGGAAGAACGCCTACGGCACCGGCAAGGGCGCCGACGCGATCACCAGTGGTCTCGAAGGCATCTGGACGAACACCCCGACCGCCTGGGACAACAGCTTCTTCGACATCCTGTTCGGCTACGAGTGGGAGCTGTTCAAGAGCCCCGCCGGCGCCCACCAGTGGCGGCCGAAGGAGGGCGCCGGGGCGGGCACCGTGCCCGACGCCCACGACCCGTCGAAGAGCCACGCCCCGACGATGCTCACCACCGACCTGTCGCTGCGGTTCGACCCGGCCTACGAGCAGATCTCGCGGCGCTTCCACGAGGACCCCGCCGAGTTCGCGGACGCCTTCGCCCGCGCGTGGTTCAAGCTGACCCACCGCGACATGGGCCCGGTCGTGCGCTACCTCGGCCCCGAGGTCCCGGCCGAGACGCTCCTGTGGCAGGACCCCCTGCCCGCCGTCACGCACGAGCTCGTCGACGCCGCGGACATCGCCTCCCTCAAGAGCCGGATCCTCGCGTCGGACCTGTCGGTGTCCCAGCTCGTCTCCACCGCGTGGGCGGCGGCCTCGTCCTTCCGCGGCAGCGACAAGCGCGGCGGCGCCAACGGTGCGCGCATCCGCCTCCAGCCGCAGAGCGGGTGGGAGGTCAACGAGCCCGACGAGCTCGCCACCGTCCTGCGGACCCTGACGGGGATCCAGGAAGCCTTCAACGCCGCGCAGACCGGCGGCAAGCGGATCTCGCTCGCCGACCTCATCGTGCTGGCCGGCGGCGCGGCCGTCGAGCAGGCCGCCAAGGACGCCGGCTCCGAGATCACGGTCCCCTTCGCACCGGGCCGCGCGGACGCCTCGCAGGAGCAGACCGACGTGGAGTCCTTCGCCGCGCTGGAGCCGACCGCCGACGGGTTCCGCAACTACCTCGGGAAGGGCAACCGGCTGCCTGCCGAGTACCTGCTGCTCGACCGGGCGAACCTGCTGGCCCTGAGCGCCCCCGAGCTGACGGTCCTCATCGGTGGCCTGCGCGTCCTCGGCGCGAACCACCAGCAGTCCGCGCACGGTGTCTTCACCACGACCCCCGGGTCCCTGACGAACGACTTCTTCGTCAACCTGCTCGACCTGGGCACGGCGTGGACGGCAACGTCCGGGGACGCGAACACCTTCGAGGGCCGCGACGCCGCCACGGGCGAGGTCAAGTGGACGGGCACCCGTGCCGACCTCGTCTTCGGGTCGAACTCCGAGCTGCGCGCGCTCGCGGAGGTCTACGCGAGCGATGACGCGAAGCAGAAGTTCGTGAAGGACTTCGTCGCGGCGTGGGACAAGGTCATGAACCTCGACCGGTTCGACCTCGCCTGA
- a CDS encoding acyl-CoA dehydrogenase family protein has translation MTDPLLFNPRTYDPAHFDPETRRLLRATVDWFEDRGKRRLIEDYRSRAWLGDFLAFSAKEGLFATFLTPAPAAGQDEPDKRWDTARIAALNEIFGFYGLDYWYAWQVTILGLGPVWQSDNAAARSRAAELLREGEVFAFGLSEKAHGADIYSTDMLLEPDGDGGFRASGSKYYIGNGNAAGLVSVFGRRTDIDGPDGYVFFAADSRHPAYQLVKNVVDSSKYVSEFRLVDYPVGADDVLHTGRAAFDAALNTVNVGKFNLCTASIGICEHAMYEAVTHAQGRILYGRPVTAFPHVRRELTDAYVRLVGMKLFSDRAVDYFRSAGPDDRRYLLFNPMTKMKVTTEGEKVIDLMWDVIAAKGFEKDTYFAQAAVEIRGLPKLEGTVHVNLALILKFMRNHLLEPVEYPAVPTRLDAADDDFLFRQGPARGLGSVRFHDWRTAFDAHAAVPNVGRFREQADALCEFVTTAAPGEEQSRDLDLLLAVGQLFALVVHGQLILEQAQLSGLDEDVLDELFGVLVRDFSEHAVELYGKDSATADQQSWALGAVRRPVVDADRSARVWARVEALAGAYEMAP, from the coding sequence ATGACCGACCCGCTGCTGTTCAACCCGCGCACCTACGACCCCGCGCATTTCGACCCCGAGACGCGCAGGCTGCTGCGCGCCACCGTCGACTGGTTCGAGGACCGCGGCAAGCGCAGGCTGATCGAGGACTACCGCTCGCGCGCGTGGCTGGGGGACTTCCTCGCGTTCTCCGCGAAGGAGGGGCTCTTCGCGACCTTCCTGACCCCGGCCCCCGCCGCGGGCCAGGACGAGCCGGACAAGCGCTGGGACACCGCACGGATCGCCGCGCTCAACGAGATCTTCGGCTTCTACGGCCTGGACTACTGGTACGCCTGGCAGGTCACCATCCTCGGTCTCGGGCCGGTCTGGCAGAGCGACAACGCCGCCGCCCGCAGCCGTGCGGCGGAACTCCTGCGCGAGGGCGAGGTGTTCGCCTTCGGCCTCTCCGAGAAGGCCCACGGCGCCGACATCTACTCGACCGACATGCTGCTGGAGCCCGATGGCGACGGCGGATTCCGGGCCAGCGGGTCCAAGTACTACATCGGCAACGGCAACGCCGCGGGTCTCGTCTCCGTGTTCGGCCGCCGCACCGACATCGACGGCCCCGACGGCTACGTCTTCTTCGCCGCCGACAGCCGCCACCCCGCGTACCAGCTCGTGAAGAACGTCGTCGACTCCTCCAAGTACGTCAGCGAGTTCCGGCTCGTCGACTATCCGGTCGGCGCCGACGACGTCCTGCACACCGGCCGCGCCGCCTTCGACGCCGCGCTCAACACGGTCAACGTCGGCAAGTTCAACCTCTGCACCGCGTCCATCGGCATCTGCGAGCACGCGATGTACGAGGCCGTCACCCATGCGCAGGGCCGCATCCTCTACGGACGCCCCGTCACCGCCTTCCCGCACGTGCGCCGCGAGCTGACCGACGCCTACGTCCGCCTCGTCGGCATGAAGCTGTTCAGCGACCGCGCCGTCGACTACTTCCGCTCGGCCGGGCCCGACGACCGCCGGTACCTGCTGTTCAACCCGATGACCAAGATGAAGGTGACCACGGAGGGCGAGAAGGTCATCGACCTGATGTGGGACGTCATCGCGGCGAAGGGCTTCGAGAAGGACACCTACTTCGCCCAGGCGGCGGTCGAGATCCGCGGCCTTCCGAAGCTGGAGGGCACGGTCCACGTCAACCTGGCCCTGATCCTCAAGTTCATGCGCAACCACCTGCTGGAGCCGGTCGAGTACCCGGCCGTGCCGACCCGCCTGGACGCGGCCGACGACGACTTCCTCTTCCGCCAGGGCCCGGCCCGCGGCCTGGGCTCCGTACGCTTCCACGACTGGCGCACGGCCTTCGACGCGCACGCGGCCGTGCCCAACGTCGGCCGCTTCCGCGAACAGGCCGACGCCCTGTGCGAGTTCGTCACGACCGCCGCCCCCGGCGAGGAGCAGAGCCGGGACCTCGATCTCCTTCTGGCCGTGGGCCAGCTGTTCGCGCTGGTCGTGCACGGCCAGCTGATCCTGGAGCAGGCACAGCTGTCCGGTCTGGACGAGGACGTGCTCGACGAGCTGTTCGGGGTCCTCGTGCGCGACTTCTCCGAGCACGCGGTGGAGCTGTACGGCAAGGACTCCGCCACCGCGGACCAGCAGAGCTGGGCCCTCGGCGCGGTCCGGCGCCCGGTCGTCGACGCCGACCGCTCGGCGCGCGTCTGGGCGCGCGTGGAGGCACTGGCCGGGGCGTACGAGATGGCCCCCTGA
- a CDS encoding flavodoxin family protein, whose translation MTTETPRDADRSFLFVLGSSRPDGNTEILARAAAEQLPAGVPQRWVDLARLPLPDFQDGRHDTGSWTVGEHEEQLRRATLEATDIVIASPLYWYALSAHTKRYLDYWSGWLAVPGLDFKQRMAGRTLWGVTVMADEDEVVADGLATSLNHTAAYLRMRFGGVLLGNGSRPGQVRDDERAAIRAKTFFQREAPLARFPYEQDPAGR comes from the coding sequence ATGACCACCGAGACGCCCCGCGACGCAGACCGCTCGTTCCTCTTCGTCCTCGGCAGCTCCCGTCCGGACGGCAACACCGAGATCCTGGCGCGGGCGGCCGCCGAACAGCTGCCCGCCGGCGTCCCGCAGCGCTGGGTGGACCTGGCCCGGCTGCCGCTGCCCGACTTCCAGGACGGGCGGCACGACACCGGCTCCTGGACCGTCGGCGAGCACGAGGAACAACTGCGCCGGGCCACCCTGGAGGCCACCGACATCGTCATCGCCTCGCCCTTGTACTGGTACGCCCTTTCCGCGCACACCAAGCGCTACCTCGACTACTGGTCGGGCTGGCTCGCGGTGCCCGGCCTGGACTTCAAGCAGCGGATGGCGGGCCGGACCCTGTGGGGGGTGACGGTCATGGCGGACGAGGACGAGGTGGTCGCCGACGGTCTGGCGACCAGCCTCAACCACACCGCCGCGTACCTGCGGATGCGGTTCGGCGGTGTGCTGCTCGGCAACGGCTCCCGCCCCGGCCAGGTACGCGACGACGAGCGCGCGGCGATCCGAGCGAAGACGTTCTTCCAGCGCGAGGCCCCGCTCGCCCGGTTCCCGTACGAGCAGGACCCCGCGGGCCGGTAG
- a CDS encoding MFS transporter: MPSARRALVAGSVGNFAEWYEFGVYGSFATVIAARFFTPDGGDRTQALIATYAAFAIAFFFRPLGALVFGRLADRAGRRTALVLAVSLMTGATTLIGFLPAYSTAGAVAPWLLTLLRAVQGFSAGGEFGGAVSLLTENAPAGRRGRHGAWQSCTVALGLLAGAGVAAGLATLLSESALYAWGWRIPFLLALPLGAVALSLRLRLPQTATPGAAAAAAPVGRGRPGDVTPGSAGTPGRAHGRAAAPGAAGTARAVVLGVGRIMGWSAAGYTFLVVLPSYLQVTLGTTFQQALAATVIANLGFAAAILPAGALSDRVGRRAVMLTGSILVVLTAVPVLHLLRDPGTSVAAKAATLAAAGAMIGLLAGPGPALLAEMFPTRVRSTGLGLAYALSNAVFSGCAGLIVTALVRHTGNPDVPALYAAGACALSLPALLTLRSDDHRRPLR; the protein is encoded by the coding sequence ATGCCCTCCGCCCGGCGCGCACTCGTCGCCGGGTCCGTCGGCAACTTCGCGGAATGGTACGAGTTCGGTGTCTACGGCTCCTTCGCCACCGTCATCGCAGCTCGCTTCTTCACTCCCGACGGCGGCGACCGGACCCAGGCGCTCATCGCGACCTACGCCGCCTTCGCCATCGCCTTCTTCTTCCGTCCGCTGGGCGCTCTCGTCTTCGGGCGGCTCGCGGACCGGGCGGGCCGCCGGACCGCGCTCGTGCTCGCCGTCTCCCTGATGACCGGCGCCACCACCCTGATCGGATTCCTGCCCGCGTACTCCACCGCCGGCGCGGTCGCACCGTGGCTGCTGACCCTGCTGCGCGCTGTCCAGGGCTTTTCCGCCGGGGGCGAGTTCGGCGGCGCCGTGAGCCTCCTGACCGAGAACGCGCCAGCGGGCCGTCGTGGCCGCCACGGCGCCTGGCAGTCCTGCACCGTCGCGCTCGGGCTCCTCGCGGGGGCGGGCGTCGCCGCCGGCCTGGCGACCCTGCTCTCCGAGAGCGCCCTGTACGCGTGGGGCTGGCGCATCCCGTTCCTGCTCGCCCTGCCGCTGGGCGCCGTGGCACTGTCGCTGCGGCTCCGACTCCCGCAGACCGCCACGCCCGGCGCCGCTGCCGCTGCCGCGCCCGTCGGCCGGGGACGGCCGGGGGACGTGACGCCCGGGTCCGCCGGCACCCCGGGCCGGGCCCACGGCCGGGCGGCCGCCCCGGGAGCGGCCGGCACGGCCCGCGCCGTCGTCCTCGGCGTCGGCCGGATCATGGGCTGGTCCGCGGCCGGCTACACCTTCCTCGTCGTACTGCCCTCCTACCTCCAGGTCACCCTGGGCACCACCTTCCAGCAGGCCCTGGCCGCCACCGTCATCGCCAACCTCGGGTTCGCCGCCGCGATCCTGCCCGCCGGGGCACTCAGCGACCGGGTCGGCCGACGTGCCGTCATGCTCACCGGCAGCATCCTCGTGGTCCTGACAGCCGTACCGGTCCTGCACCTCCTGCGCGACCCCGGCACCTCCGTCGCGGCCAAAGCCGCGACCTTGGCGGCGGCCGGCGCGATGATCGGACTCCTGGCCGGTCCGGGCCCCGCCCTGCTCGCCGAGATGTTCCCGACGCGCGTCCGCAGCACGGGACTGGGCCTGGCCTACGCGCTCTCCAACGCCGTCTTCTCCGGATGCGCGGGCCTGATCGTCACCGCGCTCGTACGGCACACCGGCAACCCGGACGTTCCGGCCCTCTACGCGGCGGGCGCCTGCGCGCTGTCCCTGCCCGCCCTGCTCACGCTGCGTTCCGACGACCACCGAAGGCCCCTGCGATGA